The following proteins are co-located in the Hydrogenophaga sp. RAC07 genome:
- a CDS encoding helix-turn-helix domain-containing protein, giving the protein MTTFADSLKREIARVARKELRDEITAVRKTSAVQRADISVLKKQLSVLHSQVKKLSKVQGTQPVKALPSKALPVGAEKKGKPGRKAVFTAERLKTNRARLGFTQDQMARLLEVSALSIWKWESGGAAPRASRVPQILQRLSLGKREALALITEVE; this is encoded by the coding sequence ATGACTACCTTTGCCGATTCCCTTAAACGCGAAATCGCCCGTGTCGCTCGAAAAGAGCTGCGCGACGAAATCACTGCTGTGCGTAAGACTTCTGCAGTTCAACGCGCGGATATTTCTGTATTGAAGAAGCAGCTCAGCGTCCTGCATTCACAGGTTAAGAAGTTGTCTAAGGTGCAAGGCACGCAACCCGTGAAGGCACTGCCTTCAAAAGCTCTCCCTGTCGGTGCAGAAAAAAAAGGCAAGCCAGGCCGCAAGGCGGTCTTCACGGCCGAGCGCCTCAAAACCAACCGCGCTCGCCTGGGGTTCACGCAAGACCAAATGGCCAGATTGCTGGAGGTCTCTGCACTGTCGATCTGGAAGTGGGAATCCGGCGGTGCAGCGCCGCGGGCTTCACGGGTCCCTCAGATTCTCCAGCGGCTTTCCTTGGGCAAACGTGAGGCATTGGCTCTCATCACCGAGGTCGAATGA
- a CDS encoding two-component system sensor histidine kinase NtrB — protein MDSTDASPPLQAKPADQALLSNFKLLATAVSRLNDIVLITEAEPIDQPGPRIVFVNDAYERRTGYSSEETIGNTPRMLQGPKTQRAELDRIRVALTAWEPVRAELINYTKAGKEFWLELDIVPVADENGWYTHWIAIERDITDRKLVEAAREAMELQLRELQKMEAIGTLAGGIAHDFNNIIATMLGNAELARRSLDHEHAALQSIDEIVKAGRRARDLVRQILTFSRRQVTDMNPISLESLVHEVAQMLSANLPAKIHIEVNAAANTPLVRADSTQMMQVLMNLGSNAIQAMREHGGTLYFTVEAVVSSLLVPAGPGHSVLPAVRLTVRDSGSGMDQATLDRMFEPFFTTKPLGEGTGLGLAVVHGIVKFHGGLIDVTSKPGSGTSFTIDLPVASGIRDTDLRVAAAPLVSAPTLTKSGAVGTSYTWTTTILWCFWCDGCWRLRASRSLHLASSPKPSQR, from the coding sequence ATGGACTCAACAGACGCCAGTCCCCCACTTCAGGCCAAGCCCGCGGATCAAGCGCTCCTGTCTAACTTCAAGCTGTTGGCCACAGCAGTTTCCCGGCTGAACGACATTGTTCTGATTACCGAAGCAGAGCCCATCGACCAGCCCGGACCTCGCATCGTTTTCGTCAATGACGCCTATGAGCGTCGCACGGGATACAGCAGTGAAGAGACCATCGGCAACACGCCCAGGATGCTGCAAGGGCCCAAGACGCAGCGTGCCGAGCTAGATCGCATTCGTGTTGCGTTGACAGCATGGGAGCCCGTGCGCGCCGAATTGATCAACTACACCAAGGCGGGCAAGGAGTTCTGGCTTGAGCTGGATATTGTCCCGGTCGCCGACGAGAACGGCTGGTATACGCACTGGATTGCCATCGAACGTGACATCACCGATCGCAAACTGGTGGAGGCGGCGCGTGAGGCCATGGAATTACAGTTGCGCGAACTGCAAAAGATGGAAGCGATTGGTACTTTGGCAGGTGGTATTGCGCATGATTTCAACAACATCATTGCAACCATGCTTGGTAACGCCGAGCTGGCGCGCCGCAGCCTGGATCATGAACATGCGGCGCTGCAGAGCATCGACGAAATTGTGAAAGCCGGGCGGCGCGCGCGGGACTTGGTACGGCAGATCTTGACGTTCAGTCGTCGGCAGGTCACGGATATGAATCCGATTTCGCTTGAGTCGCTTGTCCACGAGGTGGCGCAAATGCTAAGTGCCAATCTGCCGGCGAAAATACACATCGAGGTCAATGCTGCCGCCAATACGCCTCTTGTTCGCGCCGATTCGACGCAGATGATGCAGGTGCTGATGAACTTGGGCTCCAACGCCATTCAGGCGATGCGCGAGCACGGCGGCACCTTGTATTTCACCGTTGAGGCCGTGGTGTCCTCCTTGCTGGTACCGGCAGGTCCGGGTCATAGTGTCCTGCCCGCCGTGCGGCTCACAGTCCGTGACAGCGGTTCCGGTATGGATCAAGCCACGCTTGATCGCATGTTTGAGCCCTTTTTCACTACCAAACCGCTTGGCGAGGGTACTGGTCTGGGGCTGGCGGTCGTGCACGGCATTGTCAAATTCCATGGCGGTCTGATCGATGTAACGAGCAAGCCCGGTAGCGGTACATCTTTCACTATCGACCTTCCGGTGGCGAGTGGCATACGCGATACGGATCTGCGAGTCGCCGCAGCGCCGCTTGTGTCCGCTCCAACGCTAACAAAGTCTGGTGCGGTCGGCACATCCTATACCTGGACGACGACGATTCTTTGGTGTTTCTGGTGCGACGGTTGCTGGAGATTGAGGGCTTCAAGGTCACTGCATTTAGCGAGCAGTCCGAAGCCATCGCAGCGGTAG
- a CDS encoding response regulator: MLEIEGFKVTAFSEQSEAIAAVAADGDAFDLVVTDFNMPGMNGIEVMQKMLAIKPGLKTAIASGFVDEALTEAARQVGVTKLIFKESAIEDFCAVMRELIDETS, translated from the coding sequence TTGCTGGAGATTGAGGGCTTCAAGGTCACTGCATTTAGCGAGCAGTCCGAAGCCATCGCAGCGGTAGCGGCCGATGGTGATGCCTTTGATCTGGTGGTCACCGATTTCAATATGCCTGGCATGAACGGCATCGAGGTGATGCAAAAGATGCTCGCCATCAAACCTGGACTGAAAACAGCCATCGCATCAGGGTTTGTAGATGAAGCTCTGACTGAGGCAGCTCGACAAGTGGGCGTCACCAAGCTGATCTTCAAGGAAAGCGCCATCGAGGATTTCTGCGCGGTCATGCGGGAACTAATCGACGAAACCAGCTAG